TTAAGCCCGGGTTTGATAAGAATGGATTCATTATATACGGTAAGTATAAACGCGCCGAGAGTAAACACCAGCCAATCGTTTATAATTCACGGCTGCATCAGAAATTTGGGCGCCGAACCATTAGATTCTGTTACGCTGTTGTTGGAGACAGACGGCAATTCAATGTTTGAGGATACCTTATTTGTTGGCACAATCTGGAGCGATACAGGGGTTTCCTTTGAATATGATATTACAGCCGACTCACTGCCGAACTCATCCGAGATATTCCATTGCTCGATTATCAAAGCGATTAACAGCATCACCGGCGACTCGACTCAAGTAGCGGCGGCGCTGGATAATGCCGCCTCGGCGATAATTGAACTGCCGCCTCAATTTAATATCGATACGTTTTATTTATCCGATGATTCGCTCTCGACCGAACAAATTTTCACCGTATATGCATTAGTTAATAATTCCGGCGGTACAAGCTATTCCGGTTCTGATCAGTTGACGCTTTCATTCGATGGCGATTACGGTTTCCAAATAGCCGATTCATCGACTCGTGATTTTACCCCGAATCAGTTATTGTCATGGACTGTAACCGCACCCGAATCAGCGGCGCCGTTGGATTCAGCCAGGGTAGCGTTTAATGGATTGTTCATCGATTTAAATGATTCCACTTCCGCTCTCGGTTCCGATTCGATAGCCACTGCGGCGGTAATAGTTGCCGAATTCGCTTCGATAACTCATCGGGCTTCGATATACGCGCCGGAGGGAGCCATTGATGGAACGTTGTCTAATGGTCAATCATTTACAGTTGCCGATTCGCTATTCACCGCCGGTAATGTCGGCGAAAGCTTTGCTAAGCTAACTTTGCCGGATGGCTTCAACAGTGCCGACCCGCTGGTTCAATTATTAACAGGGGAGACCATAACCTGGCATTTAAACGCCAGCCAGACGACTTTAGTTGATTCATTGCGATTTGATTGCTGGAGTTTCGATTCCAACACCGGCGATTCTGTTTATGATGACGCAGTCTATCTGCCTATTGAAGTAGTAGCTAAAGCTGCTTTATCGATAGGGCTTGAAATAACAGCCCCGCCATCAGCCTTAGACAGAACAATTATGCCCGGTGAAACGTTTACTTTGCAGGCGTTGGCAGCAAATTCCGGTACCGCCGAAACAGGCGATGGTGAGGTAATGCTATTGTTTGAAGCAAGCGGTTTTACTGTCGAGGAGCCTGCCCAATCATTTACTCCGGGAACACCGGTCGAATGGCAGGTTGCCGCCCCGGATTCGCAGATTCTCGATGGCGCGCAAATTGCAGTCGAAATCAGCGCCATACCGATTGATTTGAATACCGGCGAAAGTGCCTTTATTCTAAATGATTCTGCCGGCTTCGATATTATTGTCAAAGATGAGCTTCCCGATTTGGTAATCCAAGACCTCATACCGGGCGGCGGCGCTGCAGTAGGCGGCCAGCCTGTGGATGTTTACACCTTCACGTTAGAAAACACATCCGATGTGCCGGATAACCAAATCGCCCTGATGACATTTGGTTTCCGCTTATTATCGAACGACAACCTTATAGCGCCCGGCGATATTGTCTCCTCGTCATTTATATATCTTAACGGCGATACGACTGATTCTTATGACGCTGTAATAGGCGATTCTCTAATCAGCTTCGATTTTGAGCCTGATATATTTATCGGGCCTGGTTCTTCAATAGGAATGACTATAAATATTACCCCGGTGGAAAACCCCGCAATTGCTTCGTTTAATGTCTCCATAGATTCCGATGATATCGAGGCGCGCCTTGTTATCGGCGGAATTTACGGGTCGCCAATAGAGGTCATCCTGCCGGAGGGCGGTGAATTTACATTAGAAAGCCCGTCATTATCAATTCTTGCCGCCGATTTTGAAAGCTCGTTTATCGTAAACAACAATCCGTACTTAGCCTCAAACGGCTCGCTTGAAATCGGCTACTATGATACAACCGATGCTGTCATTGATATTGCGATATACAATATTAACGGCGAGAAAGTCTGGGGTGCGCAGGCTCAGCCCTCCAGCGGCGCTAATGGCCAATACTTAGGCGATTACGCGACTACATGGGATGGCAGAGATTCGGCCGGCAACCGGGTTTTAAGCGGCGTCTATTACATATTAGCCGCGAATAACTCAAACGGACAAACTGCTAAAATCAAGGTGGCGGTGATATGGTAAGAAAACTTGCGCTAATATCGCTGGTTATCCTGATGCTGAGTGCCAGCCTGTTTGCCTCGAACGAGTACGGCAGCCGTCCGCCATTTGCCATTGGCTTTGATGCTCGTATGCTGGGCATGGGCGGCGCCTCTGTCGGGCATATCAACACCGCCAGCTCTATCTATTGGAACCCTGCCGGTCTGGCCTTTGTAAAACGTCCCGAACTGCAGTTGTCGCACATGAACCTGTTTATGGATACCCGTTATGAATGCGCAGCCTTTGCTTATCCGACATTATCCGCCGGCGTTTTTGGCGCCAGCGTAAGCGATATATCAAGCGGCGAATTCGATAGAATATCCAACTATACAAAAATCGGCACATTCTCCACTCGCCAGGATTTATTCCTTCTGGGCTACGGCTTCTCGCCATTAAGAAATTTTGCCGCCGGCATTTCGATTAAGGGAGTTTATTACGATTTAGCCGGCTATAAAGATTCCGGTTTCGGTTTCGATGCGGGCTTAATTTATAACCTCAGTATTATTGACGGACTTTCGGCAGGCATTAAAGCCTCAGATATATACAGCCCCCGCATTAAGCTTCACACTACCGAACAGAGCTACCCGTTGTCGGTCAAAAGCGGCTTAGCCTATAAGCGAATTATCGGCGGTTCTAACAGTTTGATGCTGAGCGCTGATTTCGAAAAAATAAAAGATGCCGGCACAGATATTTACGCCGGCGGTGAGTTCGGCTATAATAATATGATTTTCGCCCGCCTTGGCTATATGCGTGATGAGTTAACGCTGGGCATCGGAATATCAGTCTATGATTTCAAGTTTGATTATGCTTACACGTCATTTTCCGAGCTTGATGTATCGCACAGGCTTTCTTTAAGCTATGCTTTCGGCACATCTGTTGATGAGAAAAACGCCCGCAATGATGATATATTCGCTCAGGAAAAAATATCCGAATATAAAGAGCATGAACTGCTGGAATCTCAAGAAATGCTGAATCAGGAATTGGCAGCGGCGCATGAGCATGAGAACGCAGGCGATATTTATCAGGCGATAGAAACCTATTACCGGGTTCTGGCAATAGATGAACAGAATGAGGATGCCAGAAGCAAAGTCGTGCTTTTGTTCGACCGGATAAAACAGGATATAGCCCGTCAGGCAAGCAGCGGCTATATTGATGAATTGATAAACAGCCAGCTTGAGGTCGGCAATCGGTATTATGATAAAAAACAGTATAATGAAGCCGACGAGCAATACCGGCTGGCTTTGATTCTTGCCCCTGACAACCAGCATGCCAAAGACCGCATAGCGGCAATCGAAAAAATAGAGAATAGCCGGATAGAAAGACTGAGAACTCAGATCAATCAGCTTATAAAAGACGGCGATTATGACCAGGCTTTATCAAATATCAATCAGATACTTCAGGCAAAGCCCGGCGACAGGAATGCCTTAGCCAAAAAGACTGAAATCAACCG
Above is a window of Candidatus Zixiibacteriota bacterium DNA encoding:
- a CDS encoding PorV/PorQ family protein, translating into MVRKLALISLVILMLSASLFASNEYGSRPPFAIGFDARMLGMGGASVGHINTASSIYWNPAGLAFVKRPELQLSHMNLFMDTRYECAAFAYPTLSAGVFGASVSDISSGEFDRISNYTKIGTFSTRQDLFLLGYGFSPLRNFAAGISIKGVYYDLAGYKDSGFGFDAGLIYNLSIIDGLSAGIKASDIYSPRIKLHTTEQSYPLSVKSGLAYKRIIGGSNSLMLSADFEKIKDAGTDIYAGGEFGYNNMIFARLGYMRDELTLGIGISVYDFKFDYAYTSFSELDVSHRLSLSYAFGTSVDEKNARNDDIFAQEKISEYKEHELLESQEMLNQELAAAHEHENAGDIYQAIETYYRVLAIDEQNEDARSKVVLLFDRIKQDIARQASSGYIDELINSQLEVGNRYYDKKQYNEADEQYRLALILAPDNQHAKDRIAAIEKIENSRIERLRTQINQLIKDGDYDQALSNINQILQAKPGDRNALAKKTEINRKFEASRYLETALNYFDRADYEMANVMVDSVIAFNPQSEGGKSLKRQLTRYTAETSTLEDIKKTPAHWDTYIQGMELYQAGSYDEALAKWRSLLEHYPNNPNLRRNIDQAVERTGKK